A stretch of the Elephas maximus indicus isolate mEleMax1 chromosome 3, mEleMax1 primary haplotype, whole genome shotgun sequence genome encodes the following:
- the LOC126071024 gene encoding serine/threonine-protein kinase MARK2-like, translated as MLQSHLAFSAVEETHVGRYHLLRTIGKGASAKVKLAQHIITGQEVAIKIIDKIQHTSSDLHRLYREIEIMKDLHHPNIVKLFEVIENEHALYIVMEYASGRDLFYHLVNHGFMSEKEAQTKFQQIVSAVKYCHDKSIVHRDLKTENLLLDKRMNIKLADFGLGTEFTTGSKLDTFCGTPPYSAPELLQGEKYDGPPVDVWSLGVILYFMVTGSLPFRGKTLTKLREQVLRGQYHVPFHMSSQCQHLLSKIFIRDPRKRATLEDILAHPWMKVSHEEKQKLYVQPLPDYDNHWHTEVTVNTGYVQEDIHDSLLNHNYNDANATYLILRHDTYEIDSHTSTLEPQAEAHCTDSHTPSSSHEVPPTVCPKPKQRSYTEPTIPTFGYYIRDALNTLSEGGMGTSMVSTSPSFSLALAHLRQQSTTAWAQPNQDSDLYAKGRNSEVPQPITPPQCVSVPSSSAYTINESAGAPEKTSFTQGMSNLSSANEEHVLELPDQPSLPQTVSLASSSEEQVHELPDQPSLPQTVSPASSSVSSQGWKRATGRFFKLMRRCLCFTYDKKDHKASDSKAAQMIKPQQAKPRSLKFTWRMKITSSLEPDEMLHEICQVLDANGCDWDLTHKYTLLCMNGTPGQQDFTQWRMEVCTLPRRTLNGVKVKRISGTSEAFNNIVSKITSDLAL; from the coding sequence ATGCTGCAGAGCCACTTAGCCTTCTCTGCTGTGGAGGAAACTCATGTGGGACGCTACCACCTCCTCAGAACCATCGGCAAGGGGGCATCTGCCAAGGTCAAGCTGGCCCAGCACATCATCACCGGCCAAGAGGTAGCCATTAAAATAATTGACAAGATCCAGCACACGTCCTCCGACCTCCACAGACTATACAGAGAGATAGAAATTATGAAGGATCTCCATCATCCAAATATTGTAAAGCTGTTTGAAGTCATAGAGAATGAGCACGCCCTCTATATAGTGATGGAGTATGCAAGTGGAAGGGACCTCTTTTACCACCTAGTGAATCATGGCTTCATGAGCGAAAAAGAGGCCCAAACGAAATTCCAACAAATAGTGTCAGCGGTGAAGTACTGCCACGACAAGAGTATTGTTCATAGGgatctgaaaacagaaaacctaCTATTGGACAAGCGAATGAACATCAAACTTGCAGACTTTGGTTTAGGAACTGAATTCACCACAGGGAGCAAGCTGGATACCTTCTGTGGCACTCCCCCTTATTCTGCCCCAGAACTCcttcagggagaaaagtatgacggacccccagtggatgtgtggagcctgggagtcatcctaTACTTCATGGTAACTGGATCTCTGCCTTTTCGTGGGAAGACCTTGACGAAGCTGCGAGAGCAGGTGCTGCGGGGACAATATCACGTTCCCTTCCACATGTCTAGCCAGTGTCAACACCTGCTCAGTAAAATTTTCATTCGTGACCCAAGAAAGAGAGCCACGTTAGAGGACATCCTAGCACATCCATGGATGAAGGTGagccatgaagaaaaacaaaagctctaTGTGCAGCCACTCCCAGACTACGATAACCACTGGCACACTGAGGTGACGGTGAACACAGGTTACGTGCAGGAAGACATTCATGACTCACTGTTGAACCACAATTACAATGATGCGAACGCCACCTATCTGATCCTGCGTCACGACACATATGAGATTGACAGCCACACCAGCACCCTGGAACCCCAGGCTGAAGCCCATTGCACCGATAGCCACACTCCTTCCTCATCCCATGAAGTGCCTCCTACCGTCTGTCCTAAACCCAAACAGCGTAGTTACACCGAGCCCACCATTCCCACCTTTGGTTACTACATCCGCGATGCTTTGAACACTCTCTCTGAGGGAGGGATGGGGACCTCCATGGTGTCTACTTCTCCATCAttctccctggccctggcccaCCTGCGGCAGCAATCTACCACAGCCTGGGCACAGCCCAACCAGGACTCTGACCTGTATGCCAAGGGGAGAAACAGTGAGGTGCCACAGCCCATCACACCACCCCAGTGTGTTTCTGTGCCTTCCTCCTCAGCCTACACCATCAACGAGAGTGCCGGGGCCCCGGAGAAAACCAGTTTTACCCAGGGAATGTCAAATCTAAGCTCCGCAAATGAGGAGCACGTGCTTGAGTTAcctgaccagccgagtttgcccCAGACTGTGAGTCTAGCCTCTTCCTCTGAGGAGCAGGTGCATGAGTTAcctgaccagccgagtttgcccCAGACTGTGAGTCCAGCCTCTTCCTCTGTCAGCAGCCAGGGCTGGAAGCGGGCCACTGGGAGGTTCTTTAAGCTCATGAGAAGATGCCTTTGTTTTACAtatgacaaaaaggaccacaaagCATCGGACAGCAAAGCTGCACAAATGATCAAACCTCAACAGGCCAAACCACGCTCTCTCAAATTTACCTGGAGGATGAAGATCACCAGTTCCTTGGAGCCCGACGAGATGCTGCACGAGATCTGTCAAGTGTTGGATGCCAATGGCTGTGACTGGGAtctcacacacaaatacacactgcTGTGTATGAATGGCACACCAGGACAACAGGACTTCACTCAGTGGAGGATGGAGGTGTGCACCCTGCCTCGGAGGACTCTCAATGGggtaaaagtgaagagaatttcaggGACCTCTGAGGCCTTCAATAACATTGTCTCAAAAATCACCAGTGACCTTGCACTTTAA